The sequence below is a genomic window from Bacteroidota bacterium.
TAAAATCGGCAGTATCAAAAAATTTACCTGTAGTATAAACATTTCCTGCTATATCGGCAACAATCGCCATACCAATATCTTTTGATATTCCTCCCATAGATTTTGCCCAAACAAAATCTCCGTTTGAATCAAGTTTTAATACAAAAACATCATCATTCCCATTAGAAATTAGATTATATGTACCAATGCCAGGATCAAAATCAGCAGTTTCTTCAAAATGCCCAGTTATATATACGTTTCCAACTACATCTACATCTAAGGCATAACTGTACTCAGATCTACAACCACCCAAGGCCTTTGCCCAAACAAAACTTCCTGTGGCATCTAACTTTAATACGAATATGTCAGCATTTCCATTTGTTGTCAGATTAAATATTCCAATTCCAGGATCAAAGTCGGTTGTGCCTCTAAAAATTCCTGTTGAATAAACATATCCATCCTTATCAACTGAAATTGAATAGCCATGATCATCATACATTCCACCTAAACCCACAGCCCATTCAAATTCCGGTTCTTGAGCAAAAAGGTTGATTGTAATCCAAAAAATGCTTAAAAATGTGAAAATCGTCTTTTTCATGACAAATCAGTTTTTCAGTTATTATTTGGTAAAAATAAGCAAAACTGTTTCTTTTTCAAAAGGTTTTTTTGGATTTTATTGAGGTAGTTTCAATTAACCTGCATAGTTTCAAGCTCCTTTTTCAAATATTTGGCAGTATAACTATTCCGCTTGGAGATAAGTTGTTTAGGGGTGCCGGTAAAAATAATTTCACCTCCTTCTTTTCCACCTTCTTTACCCATATCAATAATATAATCAGCAACTTTTATTACATCCATATTGTGTTCAATAATCAAAATTGTATTTCCTCTATCAACAAGTTTGTTCAAAACTCCAAGCAGAACTCTTATATCTTCGAAATGTAAGCCTGTAGTTGGTTCATCTAAAATGTATAAAGTTTTTCCGGTGTCTCTTTTCGATAGCTCTGCAGCAAGTTTAACACGTTGAGATTCGCCTCCGGAAAGTGTTGTACTTGATTGTCCAAGAGTAATGTAGCCCAATCCAACTTCCTGAATTGTTATTATTTTATTTCTAATTGATGGTATATTTTCGAAAAATTTAACAGCTTGATTGATAGTCATATTCAAGACATCGCTGATTGATTTTCCTTTATATCTGATTTCCAGAGTTTCAATATTATATCGTTTTCCGTTGCAGTCTTCGCACTGAACATAAACATCTGGCAGAAAATTCATTTCAATGGTTTTTAGTCCGGCTCCACGGCAGGTTTCGCATCTTCCTCCTTTCACATTAAATGAAAATCTGCCGGCTTTGTATCCTCTGATTTTTGATTCAGGAATACTTTCAAACAGTTTCCTAATGTCGGCAAAAACACCGGTATAAGTTACAGGATTTGAACGTGGAGTTTTCCCTAATGGCGACTGATCTACCTCAATTACTTTGTCAATATTTTCAATTCCTTTTATCGATTTGTAATCTAATGGTTCTTTGTGCGACCTGTAGAAATGTTTGCTTAAAATAGGATGTAGAGTTTCGTTAATTAATGACGATTTCCCGCTACCTGATACTCCGGTAACACAAATAAATTTTCCAAGTGGAAATGTGCAATTTACATTTTTTAGATTATTTCCGCTTGCACCTTTCAAAACTATAGATTTCCCATTTCCTTCTCTGTATGTTTTAGGAACATCGATTCTTTTTTTGTTGATTAAATATTGTGTGGTTAATGTTTGCGAATTTAATAATGTATCAATATCGCCATGTGCTACAACTTCGCCACCATGTTTTCCTGCAAAAGGGCCCAAATCTATAACATAATCTGAGGACAAAATCATTTCTTTATCGTGCTCTACAACTATTATTGAGTTTCCTGAATCTCGAAGTTGTTTTAAAGAATTTATCAACTTTATATTATCACGCTGGTGCAGGCCAATACTGGGCTCATCAAGAATGTATAAGACATTTACCAATTGTGAACCTACTTGAGTTGCAAGCCTGATTCTTTGATTTTCTCCGCCCGAGAGCGATTTCGAGCTTCTATTCAACGAAAGATAATTTAATCCTACATCGAGCAAAAATTGCAATCTCGTTTTCACTTCCTTTAAAACTTCACGGGCAATAAGATTTTGTTTTTCCGATAGTTTTGTTTCGATATTGTCAAACCAATTCTTTAGATCGCTAATATCCAAAGCAGAAATTTGATCAATACTTTTACCTGCAATTTTGAAATTGAGCGACTCTTTTTTTAATCTTGCTCCTTGGCATTCAGGGCAAATTGTTTTTCTGACAAAATCATTATTTCTCCCATTTTTTCTAACTACCTTTTTATCATCGTTTTTCTCCTGTTTTCTCGAAATGTAATTAATTATGCCATCATAACTCAAGAAATAATTTGAAAATCGACCAAGCGGAGTATTTTTCAACCTAAATGTTTCTTCAGAACCATGCAAAACTATATTCATTGCATTCTCAGAAATGTCTTCAATTGGAGTTTTCAGATTAAAATCATATTTCTCTCCAATTGCTTCTATCTGCCAAAATATTAATGAATTGCTGGCTTTTCCTAATGCAGAAATTCCACCTTCGGCAATCGAAAGTTTTGAATTTGGAATAATTTTTTGATAATCAATTTCATTAACCATCCCAAGCCCGTTGCATCGTTGACAAGCTCCTTGTGGGGAATTGAACGAAAAGCTGTGTGGTGCAGGCTCTACGTAAGAAATTCCGCTCGTTGGACACATTAAATGGCGGCTATAGAATTTTACTTTTTCTGTTTCAGTATTATAAATTAAAATCACACCTTTGCCATGTTTCATAGCAATTGCGATGGAGTCATTCAATCGTTTTCGTGATTTTTCGCTAATGCTAATTTTGTCGATAACAATTTCAATATCATGATTTTTATATCTATCTAACTTAATGGAAGTAGATAATTGCCTTAATTTGCCATCGATACGCACCTGTAGAAAACCTTTTTTTCTTATCTCTTCAAGAAGCTCTTTATAATGACCTTTTCTCGACTGAACTATTGGTGAAAGAATTAGAATATTTTTATTGCTAAAATTGTTGATAATAAGAGAAATTATTTGTTCGTCAGTATATTTCACCATTTTTTCGCCAGAAACATACGAATATGCTTCACCAATTCTAGCATATAAAAGGCGTAAAAAATCGTATATTTCTGTAATAGTTCCAACCGTAGAACGTGGATTTTTTATAGTGGTTTTTTGCTCGATAGAAATAACAGGACTCAAACCTGAGATTTTATCAACATCAGGTCGTTCCATCATACCTAAAAACTGGCGAGCATAAGCCGAGAAAGTTTCAACATATCTTCTTTGTCCTTCGGCATGAATTGTGTCAAATGCAAGCGAAGACTTTCCACTACCGCTTAATCCGGTAATTACTGTAAGTTTATTTCTTGGAATTGAAATATCAATATTCTTAAGGTTATGTACGCGAGCACCAAGAACATTTATGCCGTTTTCGTCGAAAAAGGGATCATTTTCAAAGTTTATTTTTGTATTTTCTTTCTTCATTAAAATGGTATTTGGCTAATTATTCTTCAAATTCTATTTCTCTGTTAGCATCGACAGGAATTTTAATGAAGTACTCTTTTCTTGATTTATTTGTGAGATAATGATTTCGTAGCCAAGGATTAAAAACTTTTAAAATTTTATAGTTTGTTCCATATATTTTTGCAAAATCGGCGAAATGCGAAACTGCCGAATCCACTTTTATTTCCTTGGTTTCAAAAAATGGATAATAATCTTTTTCAGAAATATCGAAACTATATTTTGCCGGATTCTGAAAAATTATTTTAGTAGCAATTGCTCTAAATATATATCTTGAGGTTTCTTCGTTCAATAAAAGATCGTAGTAATTATGTGCTTTTTGTCGCTCCAATTCTTCACTTAGCCTGCGTCTGCCAATGTTATAGGAAGCTGCTGCCAGGGTCCAGTTTTTGTATTTTTCATACGATTTGTTGAAATATTTGCAGGCTGCTTGTGTGGCTTTTTCAAGGTGATATCTCTCGTCAATTTGGCTATTCACCTCTAAACCAGTTTCTTTGGCTGTCCCTTTTAGAAATTGCCAAAACCCAACCGCTCCAGCCGGAGAAGTAACATTAGATAGCCCACTTTCTACAATAGCCAAATATTTGAAATCGTCTGGTATGTTGTTTTTTTTCAAAATGGGTTCTATAGTTTTGAAATACCTGTTGGCTTTTTTCAAGTGCAGAAATGTTTGAGAATGCCAATATGTATTTATTAAAAGCTCTCGATCTAAACCTTCAGACACATCAAAATTTTTAACTGGGACTTTTTCGTTAGCGAAGGATATATGTTTAGGAATTTCAATTGGCGAAAAAACATTTTTGTTTTTAGAGTTAGATGATGGCTCTTCGCTTGCCGAAAAAATGAATAGATTAGATATTGTAAAGAGCAACGAAAAAACTATTGAAATATATAATATGTTAATTATTAGCTTGTTTTTGTACAAATTATTCAATGTGTTAATTCCTATTTTCATAGAGTAATACAGTATTTATTAAAAATTTGCAAAATTAGTTTTTTTAGCAATAGTTTAATAATAGAAAAGTAACAAAATGAAAAAAGCCACTAATTACTTAAAATTAATGGCTTTAGAATGTTGGGGAACTTTTGAGTTTTATTTTCTCACGTATTGTTCGCTTGAAAAATCGTATATTTTTCTAACTTGTTTTGTGTCATTATCAATCACACTTTTATAAATGCTAAATTCTTTTTGATAAGCTTCTAAATTTTTGGTATTTCCATTTTGAGAGTTGTTGTCAGTAAATTGATTATATTAATCGGAATGCTTATTCTTATTTGAAGCATACTCGTTGTTTTGAGAATTAAGACCTGAATTTTGGTTTTGCAATTTATTTTTTGATGAATTATCGTAGTATTGAGATCTATTTCTGTTTGAAGTTCTTGATTTATAAGTAACTATTGTATTTCCATTTCTGTTTTTTTCAACTTTTAATACATCGTCTCTTTTAATGTGGGCAAATTCTTCTTTAGCTTCTTCTTTTTTGATTTTTGATTTTGATACATAAGTAGTTATGACTTGTCCTTTAGAATTTACTTTTTTGCTTAAAACTACTTTTCCGTTTTCAGTTCTTTTTTGATTGTCAACATTTGTTCCGTATCCACCTTTGTGATAAGTAATTTTACCTTTATTTTTTGTCATAATAGCCAATTTCTCTTTCTGCTTGGAGTTTTTTTCAATAATTTTTGAGTCTATTTCATTATCATCTATTCCGTATCCACCTTTAATATATGTGTGTTTTTTGTTTTGATCTGAAGATTCCGATCTTGAATTACTATTTTGGCTAAAGGAATTAGGAATTATAAAAAGTATCAGTAAAATGTTTATTAAAGTTTTCATCATTTCAAATTTTAAATTCTATACAATGATACAGCAATAAGCATTTATATGATTTCAATTATTGATAAACCACTTTTATTTTTATTTCAAAAATTCAGGAATTGATAAATCCGTTTTTTTTTCATGCGAAAGCACAAAATACTTTGATTAAAATAATGGTGTGTTGGTTAGCTTTTCAAATGAGGAAAGTAATAGTTTTGGATGTTTTCTTATGGTTCAAAAACATCGCCATCATTTGTAATAAAAGTGTTGGGAAATACTTCTCTGGCTTCTTCAATAATTTCTGAAGTGTCTTTATATCTTGACGAAAAATGGCCTATTAGGAGTTTTTTGGCATTTGCTTTTTTTGCGATAGTCGCAGCCTGTACATTTGTTGAATGGAAGGTCTTTTTTGCCATTTCTTTCAAGTCGTGTTTGAAAGTGGCTTCGTGATACAACAAATCTACATTGCTAATATATTCTACAATTTCTTCAGTGTATGCTGTGTCTGAACAAAATGCAAATGAGCGAGCTTTTTCCGGCGGATATGTTAATTCTGAATTTGGGATAATTTTTCCATGCTCTAAAATCAAATCTGCACCTTGCTTGATTTTTACAATATCTTTTATTTGAATATTATAATAATCTATAAGTTCTTTCTTGAATTTTTTATCTTTCTGTTTCTCACTGAAAAGGAAACCACATGTTTGAATTCTGTGTTTTAGCGGAAAAGAGTGTATTGTAAGTTTATCATCTTCAAAAATCAGATAAGATTTGTCGTATTTTAGATGGTGAAAATTGATTTTAAAAGATAAATCTTCGGCGTAATTTTTAAATAAAAAATTTATAATATTCTCTAAATCTTTGTTACAGTGGATATTTAAGTCGTTTTTTCGGCCAATGAGATTGAATGTCGAAATAAGCCCGAACAAACCAAAATAATGGTCGCCATGCAAATGACTAATGAAAATGTGGTTAATTTTATTGAATTTTATCTTAAATTTTCTGATTTGAATTTGTGTTCCTTCTCCACAATCAATCAAAAAAAACCGCTCACAAATATTTAATATGTGAGCGGTTGAAAATTTTGTGGAAGTTGGCAATGCCGAATTACTTCCTAATATTCTAAGCTGAAAACTATACAAACTATTATTTTATTGGTTTTTCAATAATATAAATTAAATGTTTGCCTCTTCAATATGTTTTATAGCTTCATCAACATTCTTAGTAATGTTTAATACTGAATCTAATTGCGAAATTGAGATTAATCTTTCGACAGCAGTTTGCAAACCGCATAAAACAAATATTCCATTTGAATTTTTGCATAGCCGATTTGCAACTAAAATTGCACTTAGTCCAGAAGAGTCACAATATTTACAGTCGCTAATATCAAGAATGATATTGTTTTTGCCTGTACCCGAGATTACCACTAATTCCGATTTTAATAAAGGAGCAATATGAGTGTCAAGTTTTTCAACTGTTACTCTTATTAAAGCATATTTTTCGTTTTTTTCAATTTTAAAATTCATGACTCAAAATATTAATTAATACTATTTATTTTCCTTTGCTTTCTCTCTATCTTCAAGCTTCTTTTTAGCATCTGCTTCCATTTCCGATTTCAATTCTGCTAAGCCGGAAATATCACCTAATGTGGTTTTTTCCATATTGTCAGACATTCGTTTAGTAGTGGTTGCAGTATGAGTATCTTCAGTTTTTCTTTTAGAAATTTGTTCTGCTTTTCTTACATCTTCGTAAACTCTGCTGTGCGAAAGAATTATTCGTTTAGTTGCTTTAGAAAATTCTATTACTTTAAATTCTAATTTATCTTCAACTTTTGCTGGAGTTCCGTTTTCTTTAACAAGATGTTTCGGAGTAGCAAATCCTTCAACACCGTATGGAAGTGCAATGACTGCTCCTTTTTCGAATATTTCGCTAACCGTTCCTTCGTGAATTGAGTCAATTCCAAAAACTGTCTCGAAAACATCCCAAGGATTTTCTTCAAGTTGCTTATGGCCAAGACTTAATCTACGATTTTCCATGTCAATATCTAATACTACAATATCTATTTCTTCATCAATTGAAGTAAATTCTGCCGGATGCTTAATTTTCTTTGTCCAAGACAAATCTGAAATATGAATCAATCCGTCCACTCCTTCAACTATTTCAACAAAAATTCCAAAACTTGTAAAGTTACGAACTTTTGCTCTATGTTGAGAACCTTTTGGATATTTTTCTGCTATATTCTCCCATGGATCTGGCTTAAGTTGTTTCATGCCAAGAGACATTTTTCTTTCTTCACGGTCTAATGTTAAGATTTTTGCTTCAACTTCGTTTCCAACGTTCAAGAATTCCTGAGCACTACGTAAATGTTGCGACCATGACATTTCTGAAACATGGATTAGTCCTTCTACTCCAACTGCAATTTCAACAAATGCACCATAGTCTGCCATTACAACAACTTTTCCTGTAACAACATCGCCTACTTTCAGATTTTCGTCGAGAGAATCCCATGGATGTTTTGTTAATTGTTTCAGTCCGAGAGCAATTCGTTTTTTAGCATCATCAAAATCAAGGATTACAACATTTAGTTTTTGATCTAATTCAACAATTTCTTCAGGATGCGAAACTCTACCCCACGATAAATCAGTTATGTGAATTAAACCATCTACACCGCCAAGGTCGATAAATACTCCGTATGAAGTAATGTTTTTAACAGTTCCTTCTAAAATCTGGCCTTTTTCGAGGCTTGCAATAATTTCTTGTTTTTGTTGTTCTAATTCGGCTTCTATCAATGCTTTATGCGAAACAACAACATTTTTATATTCATGGTTGATTTTAACAACTTTAAACTCCATTGTTTTCTCAACGTAAATATCGTAATCTCTAATTGGTTTTACATCAATTTGAGATCCCGGTAAGAAGGCTTCAATTCCGAATACATCTACAATCATACCACCTTTTGTACGACATTTGATAAATCCTTTGATTATCTCGCTGTCTTCCAAAGCTTTGTTTACTCTATCCCACGAATGAATAGCTCGTGCTTTTTTATGCGATAGAATCAATTGTCCGCTTTTATCTTCGAGACTATCTACATATACTTCTACTTTATCGCCAACCTGCAATTCAGGATTGTATCTGAATTCGTTCAAATTAATTATCCCTTCAGATTTGTAGCCAATGTTAACAACTATTTC
It includes:
- the uvrA gene encoding excinuclease ABC subunit UvrA, which translates into the protein MKKENTKINFENDPFFDENGINVLGARVHNLKNIDISIPRNKLTVITGLSGSGKSSLAFDTIHAEGQRRYVETFSAYARQFLGMMERPDVDKISGLSPVISIEQKTTIKNPRSTVGTITEIYDFLRLLYARIGEAYSYVSGEKMVKYTDEQIISLIINNFSNKNILILSPIVQSRKGHYKELLEEIRKKGFLQVRIDGKLRQLSTSIKLDRYKNHDIEIVIDKISISEKSRKRLNDSIAIAMKHGKGVILIYNTETEKVKFYSRHLMCPTSGISYVEPAPHSFSFNSPQGACQRCNGLGMVNEIDYQKIIPNSKLSIAEGGISALGKASNSLIFWQIEAIGEKYDFNLKTPIEDISENAMNIVLHGSEETFRLKNTPLGRFSNYFLSYDGIINYISRKQEKNDDKKVVRKNGRNNDFVRKTICPECQGARLKKESLNFKIAGKSIDQISALDISDLKNWFDNIETKLSEKQNLIAREVLKEVKTRLQFLLDVGLNYLSLNRSSKSLSGGENQRIRLATQVGSQLVNVLYILDEPSIGLHQRDNIKLINSLKQLRDSGNSIIVVEHDKEMILSSDYVIDLGPFAGKHGGEVVAHGDIDTLLNSQTLTTQYLINKKRIDVPKTYREGNGKSIVLKGASGNNLKNVNCTFPLGKFICVTGVSGSGKSSLINETLHPILSKHFYRSHKEPLDYKSIKGIENIDKVIEVDQSPLGKTPRSNPVTYTGVFADIRKLFESIPESKIRGYKAGRFSFNVKGGRCETCRGAGLKTIEMNFLPDVYVQCEDCNGKRYNIETLEIRYKGKSISDVLNMTINQAVKFFENIPSIRNKIITIQEVGLGYITLGQSSTTLSGGESQRVKLAAELSKRDTGKTLYILDEPTTGLHFEDIRVLLGVLNKLVDRGNTILIIEHNMDVIKVADYIIDMGKEGGKEGGEIIFTGTPKQLISKRNSYTAKYLKKELETMQVN
- a CDS encoding ribonuclease Z, with translation MYSFQLRILGSNSALPTSTKFSTAHILNICERFFLIDCGEGTQIQIRKFKIKFNKINHIFISHLHGDHYFGLFGLISTFNLIGRKNDLNIHCNKDLENIINFLFKNYAEDLSFKINFHHLKYDKSYLIFEDDKLTIHSFPLKHRIQTCGFLFSEKQKDKKFKKELIDYYNIQIKDIVKIKQGADLILEHGKIIPNSELTYPPEKARSFAFCSDTAYTEEIVEYISNVDLLYHEATFKHDLKEMAKKTFHSTNVQAATIAKKANAKKLLIGHFSSRYKDTSEIIEEAREVFPNTFITNDGDVFEP
- a CDS encoding STAS domain-containing protein, with protein sequence MNFKIEKNEKYALIRVTVEKLDTHIAPLLKSELVVISGTGKNNIILDISDCKYCDSSGLSAILVANRLCKNSNGIFVLCGLQTAVERLISISQLDSVLNITKNVDEAIKHIEEANI
- the rpsA gene encoding 30S ribosomal protein S1, which encodes MSENEEKVVNKEVENQETKEENTENVVVEASANQEETEKVETTETTEVIEETKTENAPVEAVLETKEEEPVAETPVVEEEKVETKTEKEKPSVDKSKLLEEFDWNAHVSDEDQYSSDERNELKGIYEKTLSTISESETVDGKVVAMTKREIVVNIGYKSEGIINLNEFRYNPELQVGDKVEVYVDSLEDKSGQLILSHKKARAIHSWDRVNKALEDSEIIKGFIKCRTKGGMIVDVFGIEAFLPGSQIDVKPIRDYDIYVEKTMEFKVVKINHEYKNVVVSHKALIEAELEQQKQEIIASLEKGQILEGTVKNITSYGVFIDLGGVDGLIHITDLSWGRVSHPEEIVELDQKLNVVILDFDDAKKRIALGLKQLTKHPWDSLDENLKVGDVVTGKVVVMADYGAFVEIAVGVEGLIHVSEMSWSQHLRSAQEFLNVGNEVEAKILTLDREERKMSLGMKQLKPDPWENIAEKYPKGSQHRAKVRNFTSFGIFVEIVEGVDGLIHISDLSWTKKIKHPAEFTSIDEEIDIVVLDIDMENRRLSLGHKQLEENPWDVFETVFGIDSIHEGTVSEIFEKGAVIALPYGVEGFATPKHLVKENGTPAKVEDKLEFKVIEFSKATKRIILSHSRVYEDVRKAEQISKRKTEDTHTATTTKRMSDNMEKTTLGDISGLAELKSEMEADAKKKLEDREKAKENK
- a CDS encoding lytic transglycosylase domain-containing protein — its product is MKIGINTLNNLYKNKLIINILYISIVFSLLFTISNLFIFSASEEPSSNSKNKNVFSPIEIPKHISFANEKVPVKNFDVSEGLDRELLINTYWHSQTFLHLKKANRYFKTIEPILKKNNIPDDFKYLAIVESGLSNVTSPAGAVGFWQFLKGTAKETGLEVNSQIDERYHLEKATQAACKYFNKSYEKYKNWTLAAASYNIGRRRLSEELERQKAHNYYDLLLNEETSRYIFRAIATKIIFQNPAKYSFDISEKDYYPFFETKEIKVDSAVSHFADFAKIYGTNYKILKVFNPWLRNHYLTNKSRKEYFIKIPVDANREIEFEE